The following proteins are co-located in the Nymphalis io chromosome 27, ilAglIoxx1.1, whole genome shotgun sequence genome:
- the LOC126778800 gene encoding uncharacterized protein LOC126778800 — protein MPVVSPSRYTPTTSTLTGSYRSTLTSSSSIDKPYYRSSSGTYVTSTLRSSYGDRTTEYRSRFSDVDGKRERKTSLVEYSRSSRAPSVTDSDSGISSRYRSERSESRSRDVSTTRSESSRTSDLNRGKRNIISTAALAMSTAELYNKYSPANYVPLTQRIQQQSQNNYGEISRSKSISNDIGRPPASDCRSRKPRNSAATISEKPESRRYKDSSPTTSYSKRNSMTNGVKDSNGNEVSSVSEIRKRFDPKMTVTKLPANDARYSSKTMEHYLNQLKECENGSTGYTKINPKDDQPVPVHLPYTEKNGVTSRWDVGSPKSRSSSNSDLTLSKTISEPVSLAKPSVDKSVNMSTSLTSKVTANIKSQLDPNNPIGKILEKSTVIQVENGDLDHAERRRISKSPEIKIKDIKSDIEKQTKTPKHTTNFASYIQISQPVASGATPKTKHVDHINDDSLKSKENKKSIKYIDSEEDRSILDTDIESPSGTGFENKTFEHENYLKKRTEKSETEEKDDGIKSMETSTESTISESTEDSSPETPSSRRRILDIKDYDYVKSELAGGKSGPSGFRRSSERTDISERGEKQSSHSSGLNGLRNIGNTCFMNSVLQCLSNTRPLLEYLTEEKYSSDINTTLSCMKGALIKAFASVIKELWRSGERDSVVNTTSLKSQVQRFAPRFMGYSQQDAQEFLRYLLEGLHEDVNRVTVKPKPLLTEIDDNLSDSAKAQEAWSRYLRTEDSRVGDIFVGQLKSTLRCTHCHHDSVTFDPFWDLSLPIPSRTGNLKLQQCLQHFVREEELDGDEKPTCSKCGVRRKCLKWFTVQKFPQVLVLHLKRFSPTERFRGKLSVVVEFPLSGLDMSPLAAAPTHATYNLYAVSNHSGTTYSGHYTAYCKHPYTGDWHEYNDSRVSTISARDVVSAEAYVLFYELAPRA, from the exons ATGCCTGTAGTTTCACCATCCAGATACACGCCCACCACCTCCACCCTGACTGGCTCCTACCGCTCGACCTTGACGTCGTCATCGAGCATTGACAAGCCCTACTACAGAAGCAGTAGCGGTACATACGTCACGTCAACATTGAGAAGTAGTTATGGAGACAGAACGACTGAATACAGATCGAGATTCAGTGACGTTGATGGGAAAAGGGAAAGAAAAACTTCACTCGTCGAATATTCTCGAAGCTCTAGAGCACCGAGTGTAACAGATTCGGATAGCGGCATTTCTAGTCGATACAGGTCTGAACGTAGCGAGTCCAGATCGAGAGATGTGTCGACGACGAGGAGCGAAAGCTCTCGAACATCAGACCTTAATCGGGGCAAGAGGAATATCATTAGTACGGCCGCGTTGGCTATGTCAACTGCGGAATTGTACAACAAATATTCGCCAGCGAACTATGTGCCCTTAACTCAGAGAATACAACAACAAAGTCAGAATAATTATGGTGAAATATCGAGATCTAAGTCTATATCGAATGACATCGGCAGGCCACCAGCATCGGATTGCAGATCTAGGAAGCCCAGGAACTCGGCGGCGACTATTTCAGAG AAACCGGAAAGCAGAAGATATAAGGATAGCTCGCCAACAACTAGCTACAGCAAAAGGAACTCTATGACGAATGGTGTTAAAGACAGTAATGGCAATGAGGTGTCTTCCGTATCTGAAATACGGAAAAGGTTCGACCCTAAAATGACTGTTACAAAACTGCCCGCTAATGATGCAAGATATTCTTCCAAAACTATGGAACATTATCTAAATCAGCTCAAAGAGTGTGAAAACGGATCGACTGGTTACACGAAAATTAATCCAAAAGATGATCAACCTGTGCCCGTTCATTTGCCATACACTGAGAAGAACGGAGTTACCAGCAGGTGGGATGTAGGTTCTCCAAAATCTAGGTCTAGTTCTAATTCAGATCTAACTCTTAGTAAGACAATATCCGAACCGGTTTCCTTGGCTAAGCCATCGGTAGATAAGAGTGTCAATATGTCAACGTCGCTGACATCTAAAGTTACAGCTAACATCAAAAGTCAGCTGGACCCAAACAATCCAATAGGCAAGATTCTAGAAAAGTCGACGGTCATCCAAGTTGAAAACGGCGATTTAGATCACGCCGAACGTAGAAGAATAAGCAAAAGTCCAGAGATTaagataaaagatataaaaagtgATATAGAAAAGCAAACGAAAACACCTAAACACACTACAAATTTCGCGTCATATATCCAAATTTCTCAACCAGTAGCGTCAGGAGCGACGCCTAAAACAAAGCACGTTGATCACATCAACGATGACAgtttaaaaagtaaagaaaataaaaaatctatcaaaTATATCGACTCGGAGGAAGATCGCTCAATTCTAGATACTGATATTGAATCACCAAGTGGAACTGGTTTCGAAAATAAGACATTCGAACACGAGAATTATCTCAAGAAGAGAACAGAGAAGAGCGAAACAGAAGAAAAAGATGATGGTATCAAGTCCATGGAGACCAGCACCGAGAGTACAATCAGCGAGTCCACAGAGGATTCTAGTCCTGAAACTCCCTCGTCCAGAAGAAGAATCCTGGATATTAAGGATTATGACTACGTGAAATCG GAGTTGGCTGGAGGTAAGAGCGGCCCCAGCGGTTTCCGCCGCAGCAGCGAAAGGACGGACATCAGTGAGCGTGGTGAGAAACAGTCCAGTCATAGTAGCG GCCTCAACGGTCTGCGCAACATCGGGAACACGTGTTTCATGAACAGCGTTCTGCAGTGCCTCTCGAATACGAGACCGTTGTTGGAATATTTGACCGAGGAGAAATATTCGTCCGATATCAACACAACGCTGTCTTGCATGAAGGGCGCTCTGATTAAAG CGTTCGCGAGCGTCATCAAAGAGCTCTGGCGCAGCGGTGAGCGAGACTCGGTGGTGAATACGACCAGCCTCAAGTCGCAGGTGCAGAGGTTCGCGCCGCGGTTCATGGGATACAGTCAGCAGGACGCGCAG gaATTCCTCCGTTATCTGCTGGAAGGTTTGCACGAAGACGTGAACAGGGTGACGGTTAAACCGAAGCCGTTGCTCACAGAAATTGATGACAATCTCAG TGACTCGGCGAAGGCGCAAGAGGCGTGGAGTCGCTACTTGCGCACGGAGGACAGTCGCGTGGGCGACATCTTCGTGGGACAGCTGAAGTCCACTCTTCGCTGTACGCACTGCCATCACGACAGCGTCACCTTCGACCCCTTCTGGGACCTCag tttACCGATACCTTCGCGAACCGGTAATTTGAAGCTACAACAGTGCCTCCAACACTTTGTGAGGGAAGAAGAACTTGATGGCGACGAGAAACCG ACATGCTCGAAGTGCGGAGTTCGACGCAAGTGCCTGAAATGGTTCACGGTGCAGAAGTTCCCCCAAGTTCTGGTGCTGCATCTAAAACG GTTCTCCCCCACGGAGCGCTTCCGCGGCAAGCTGTCGGTGGTCGTGGAGTTCCCGCTGTCGGGGCTCGACATGTCGCCGCTAGCGGCCGCGCCCACGCACGCCACCTACAACCTGTACGCCGTCAGCAACCACTCGG GTACGACGTACTCCGGCCACTACACGGCGTACTGCAAGCACCCTTATACCGGCGATTGGCATGAATATAACGACTCTag AGTGTCGACGATATCAGCTCGCGACGTGGTGTCGGCGGAGGCCTACGTGCTGTTCTACGAGCTCGCCCCGCGCGCGTAG